The Anaerotignum faecicola region CTGTAGCATCCGCTCTTCTCGTGGTTCTTATTGTATCTCACCTTTCCCGCTTTGGGACACCGTGTCCCGAAGTACAGGTTTCTCTTATATTATCTATTTTTTGTTCTCAGTCTACTTCAATCCAAATATTCAACCAAATCACTGATCTCGCAGCATAATACCTTAGACAATGCAACACTGTTCTGAATCACACACAGGGACAGTATTTTGCTCTATGTAACCGGCTGTCTGGAAGAAGCCGGTGTAATCTTCTCCGGAACAGCCCTTGATAAAGATGTGGCAGTAACGCTCGTCATCCTTATCCACAATATAAATTCTTTCTACAATAGTTTGGATCAAAGTGACCAGAACCTCCGGCTGCGCATCCTTTGCATATTCTGCAAAGGAGAGCAGCCTTTCTTTTGTCATTCCCAAGTCACGGATGGCAATCATATTGATCTTTCTACCCTCATCCAGTTTTGAAATCTGCCGCTCCGCTTCCCTCAGTTCTTCAGCCAGATTTTGCAAATCCTCTTGAATAAATTGCTTGATACTGCCATCTGCTTCTCGCAGATTTCTTGTCTGCGCAGCAATATCTGCTTTCAGCTTGTCACGTTTCTTTTTAATGAGATTGTGTTCCTGTACCGTCTGTGACTGCTCCAAGACTTCCTCAATCTTGATTTCCAGAATACTTCTGAAACGCTCACTGTTTTCATCTGACAGGTCGGATAACTGCTGTACCACAAATTCATCCAGAAGAACGCCGTCTACCGCTTTGAAATTACATTCCTTTTTGTGATAGCCGGGACAAACATATTTGAATCGAGGTTTTCCGTTCGTCCAACGGTCGGACTCGGAAATCACACTCAATCGCCTGCCGCAGTGAGGACAATGCACCAGTCCTGCCAACAATGCGTTGGTCTTTCTGTGAGGGCGATTGTATTTCTCTGCAATAGCATCCAGAAGTTCCTGCACTTCAATCCATTGTTCACTTGAAATAAAGCCTTCATGCCTTCCGACCGCAATAATCCACTCACTAACAGGCTTGCTTTCAATGGTCTGAACATATTTTGGAGAGATGAATGTGCTGTCGCTGCCCTCGTACTTTTCTTGGTCGGTTTTATTGTAAGCCGACAATCCGTGAGTTCCGTCAAACTCTGTCATATCTCCAAACACATTGCCGTCGTGTTCGATGAAATAATTATAGCTGCGTTTATCAGCAGTGCAATAAATGGGATTTCTCAAAACCAGTCTTGTGGTGGATGCGTTAAATGCAGCACCGGAAGGAGTGTGGAATCCTTCCTCATTCATCTGTTTTGCAGTGGTCTGGATACTGCGAGTGGTTCGAAAAATTTCATACAAACGCTGAACCATGCGTTTTTCTTCCGGCAGACTTTCTAAGTAGCTGTATGCTGATTTTCCCTTACCACTTCCGGTTGTTACACGACAGACAGTAAATCCCATCGGTGTATTGCCGCCGAGCCATCGACCGTCCTTTGCAAGTTCCATCATATTGTCTACAATTCTTTCTGTCAGAGTATCTCTTTCAAATTCCGCAATGACAGCGAATATCTGAATGAAGATTTTATATAGTCCGCTGGCAGTATTGATACCATTGGAGCAAATCAGCAGGTCAACATGGTACATTTCCAAGAAATCCATCAGGCGGATTAGGTCGGCTGTCTTTCTGCCGACACGATCCAGCTTGTAACATACGATTGCTTTGATTTTTCCGTCCTGCACATCATGCAGCATTCTCTGAAAATCCGGTCTATCTGAAAAATATCCGCTGAGTCCTTTGTCCTCGTATTGTAAAAATTCATACTCCTCATCCAACCCCAATTCCTTTTTGGCGTAATCCGCACATTGTTTGAACTGAACACCGATGCTGTCACCCTTGTTGGTGATACGAGATTTACGGGCGTATATCGCAACGCCACGGTTATCTTTTTCAACTTTTCTCTGTTTCTTCATGGGTAGTCACCT contains the following coding sequences:
- a CDS encoding recombinase family protein, producing the protein MKKQRKVEKDNRGVAIYARKSRITNKGDSIGVQFKQCADYAKKELGLDEEYEFLQYEDKGLSGYFSDRPDFQRMLHDVQDGKIKAIVCYKLDRVGRKTADLIRLMDFLEMYHVDLLICSNGINTASGLYKIFIQIFAVIAEFERDTLTERIVDNMMELAKDGRWLGGNTPMGFTVCRVTTGSGKGKSAYSYLESLPEEKRMVQRLYEIFRTTRSIQTTAKQMNEEGFHTPSGAAFNASTTRLVLRNPIYCTADKRSYNYFIEHDGNVFGDMTEFDGTHGLSAYNKTDQEKYEGSDSTFISPKYVQTIESKPVSEWIIAVGRHEGFISSEQWIEVQELLDAIAEKYNRPHRKTNALLAGLVHCPHCGRRLSVISESDRWTNGKPRFKYVCPGYHKKECNFKAVDGVLLDEFVVQQLSDLSDENSERFRSILEIKIEEVLEQSQTVQEHNLIKKKRDKLKADIAAQTRNLREADGSIKQFIQEDLQNLAEELREAERQISKLDEGRKINMIAIRDLGMTKERLLSFAEYAKDAQPEVLVTLIQTIVERIYIVDKDDERYCHIFIKGCSGEDYTGFFQTAGYIEQNTVPVCDSEQCCIV